A window of the Podospora bellae-mahoneyi strain CBS 112042 chromosome 6, whole genome shotgun sequence genome harbors these coding sequences:
- a CDS encoding hypothetical protein (EggNog:ENOG503NYGR; COG:S), with protein sequence MLSRQLARRAAAGAVVRPVTTRAFTTSLALSSKRTPSLGDIEPEQQEVFNKKQKEFRLKLAEAQKQREASAFASSSSSSSSSSSTSTSSSPSTSALGLGKLSTGSSTATGTTANAAEHEPPRKAGPLTNLIYGTKEGREMDAQIEASFSQVLARGKYVHSIVFHEVKPKDVDEYVELVGKWYPRMASMPENKVHLVGSWRTEVGDCETFVHIWEYQRYQGYHASLNAISRHPEYPAFEKKLRGLIRSKKSSLMQEFSFWPTTPPRQLGGIFELRSYTLHPGNLLEWETHWRRGLKARREVMEGVGAWFVQIGDLNTVHHLWQFADLEERKIRREKSWSQEGWAETVHKTVPLIQEMKSRILVPMPWSPVA encoded by the exons ATGCTATCAAGACAACTTGCTCGTCGCGCCGCGGCTGGCGCTGTCGTCCGGCCGGTAACCACCAGAGCCTTTACCACCTCACTCGCCCTCTCGTCAAAacgcaccccctccctcgggGACATCGAGCCAGAGCAGCAGGAAGTATtcaacaagaagcagaaggagtTCCGGTTAAAGCTTGCGGAGGCGCAGAAGCAGCGGGAAGCCAGTGCGTTtgcctcgtcttcttcttcttcttcttcttcttcttcaacatcgacctcctcttccccatccacctcggccttggGCCTTGGAAAGCTAAGCACAGGGTCGAGCACCGCTACAGGAACCACTGCCAACGCGGCCGAGCACGAGCCCCCTCGCAAGGCGGGCCCCCTGACGAACCTGATTTACGGGACAAAGGAGGGCCGCGAGATGGACGCCCAGATCGAGGCCAGCTTCAGCCAGGTGCTGGCGCGCGGCAAGTATGTGCACTCGATTGTCTTCCACGAGGTCAAGCCCAAGGACGTGGACGAGTATGTCGAGCTGGTGGGCAAGTGGTATCCCCGCATGGCCAGCATGCCGGAGAATAAGGTTCATCTGGTGGGCAGTTGGAGAACGGAGGTTGGCGACTGCGAGACAtttg TACACATCTGGGAATATCAGCGCTATCAAGGCTATCATGCCTCCTTGAACGCCATCTCCCGCCACCCGGAATATCCAGCCTTTGAAAAGAAGCTCCGCGGCTTGATTCGCAGCAAAAAGTCCTCTCTCATGCAAGAGTTCTCTTTCTGGCCAACGACCCCTCCCCGACAGCTCGGCGGCATCTTTGAGCTGCGCTCCTACACGCTCCATCCCGGTAACCTTCTCGAGTGGGAGACGCACTGGAGGCGCGGACTCAAGGCCAGGCGCGAGGTGATGGAAGGTGTGGGAGCCTGGTTTGTGCAGATTGGCGATCTCAACACGGTGCACCACCTCTGGCAGTTTGCTGATCTCGAGGAGCGCAAGATCCGCCGCGAGAAGAGCTGGAGCCAGGAGGGCTGGGCCGAAACAGTGCACAAGACGGTACCCCTGATCCAGGAAATGAAGAGCAGGATTCTGGTGCCCATGCCTTGGTCTCCAGTGGCCTAA